The segment GCCCCACGCGCTAAATGACTTGAAAGGAAATGGCCTGGATTGTGCTGAGGAGGCAGAGTGCGGTGGGGAGAAAGCAAGtggagcaaacaaaaaaacttcatTAATTAAAGAAACTCGTTAAtgagggacatttaatcagctAAAGATGATCTCCACCCCCTGCCTGCTGCGGCAGCCGctgtgcggggctggcggcgcgGGCTGAGCCGTGCGCTGGGCAGGGGACGCTGCACAGGGGACCCGCGGGTCCCACAGCTCCGGGAGCTCCGTCCTGCACCCAGCTGAGCGGAGCTGCTCCCCGGGGCTCCGGCACCGCGGGCCCCTCGGTGCGGTGCTGTGCCAAGAAGCCGGGAGGCAGCGGGACCCCCGCCAGCCTGTGGGACGCAGCAGTGCGTGCCGCGCTGCCCGGAGCAGCTTCTCCCCTCGGCAGCGAAGGCCTCGGCTCCCTGTCCCAGCCTCTGCGCTGTCCCTGGGGCCGCGGTGTTTTggcacagggctgtgctgcagccctgctggTGTCCCACCGGGCAGCACGGGTGACAGGGTGCTGCTCGCACCCCCTGTGCCATGTTTGGTACTGCCAGCTTTGCTCCATGCTCAGTCTTGGGCACCACGCTAATCTTCTGTCTCATTTACTAAATCAGGGCCATGGGCCATTAGTAATCAGAATTTCTTGTAATGTAAGTGCAGGAAGCTGCCCCACAAAGCGCCGCACAGAAGCATCCCCCGTGTGAATTGTGTGAGCAGGGATACCTGTCACAGCCCTGTCCCTGGCACCCGTGGGATGGCACTGTGCCACGGGCTCCCCGCATGGCCGCGCACCCCGAACATGGAGCGCCCCAGGCTGGGAGCACCGGGTGCAGGCTGGTGCTGTCTGGCTGCCTCCCTTGGGGTGCAGAGGTGGGTCCCCAGGACCCCATGGGAACTCAGTGCAGGAAGGGACCCGGGGAAGGGGCAGCCGTGGGGCCGGGGCTCCTGTAGCTCTCCCGGGGGGAGCAGAGGGGCCCCAGGGCTGCCCGGGATGGGGCTTTCGCACAGCGCAGCCTGGAGCAGCGGGCAGGGGAGgaggcaggcagcgcaggcagcatGGGCTGCGGAGCCGAGCAGCGGCTCTTCCCCTTGACATCAGTGAGCATCGCGCAGCCAAAGCTGTCGCTGTCCCCCTCCCGCGGGGCCCTGGTCTCCGTGTGGGGACGGCCGGGCAGCGCTTGCAGCTGTAGATCTGCGCCTCTGCAGCACCAGCGACAGCGAAACAGGGGAACCTAATGGTCCCTGAATGAAATAATACTCGGGCTGACAAGCACTGCGACAGCCCTAATTAATAACAGATATGAACACGGCTGTCGGGACGCGCTGGGGAGGAGCCAGCGGGGCCCAAGACCTGGGCAGGTGGGGATGGTCCCTGCCCTGGCACCCATCTGCGTCCCCCTGCCCACTGGCTCTTCCTGCCTGGGCACCAGTGCCCGTCCCCACAGTGACGGTGGCTGATCCTGCCTGGGGTGACAGCAAGGACGAGTGTCCAGCGCAGAGCGCTGccggctgctcctgctgccagctctgggcACGCGGGAGGGAGCGTCGGGCACTGGGGGGGTGGCGCTGTGACTGTTTGGTGTCCGCCTGCTCCCGGCACAGGCAGCGGAGCCAGGCTGAGCGCAGGGTGGGCCCCTCCAGCCGACGAGGGGGGTTTGCGCCCACGGGATGCGGAAGCGCTGCCCGTCTGCCCAGCGcaggggcagtgccgggggacCCGCCGTCCTGCAGCACCGGCAGCCGCGCTGGCAGGTGCACTGGCTGGCGCGTCCCCGGCCAGCTGAGTCAGCACGGGCAGGCGCTGGCGAGGCTGCCTGTGACTTGCAGATCTGGAGTGGGATTATTCACGCTGGGTTCGCATGTGGTCCCTGCTGTGCCGCCGGTGCaggctctgctgcctccctcGCAGGTGCGACGGCCTTGCCGGCTGGGGACACTGGCTGGCAGCgcggctcccccagcccccccgccagcccccgcACCATAAATCGACCGCACACACAATTAAGGAGCTTGTCTCCACGGGCTGAGCCACAGATGTATTTCATGGGCGAgaggctgccgcggcgggttgTAAAGCATCCGAGGGGCTGCGGCGCTGCCGGCGGGGGCTGCTGCCGGGCACCGCGGCGGGTGGGAGTCTGTGCGGCGGGTGGGTGTCTGCAGCACACGCGTGTGCAAGGGGGCAGAGTCTGTGGGTGCACAGGGCTGTGTGGATGGatggtgggtgggtgggtgtgcAGGACAGACTGacaccctgtgccccccagcagcaggcagccctCAGCCCCAGCGCAGGTGCAGCTCACCTCATTTGACCAGGGCGGCCAGGCCAGCTGCGTTAGAGCAAAGGGCCTAATCAAATATTTAGCAGTTAATTGATCCCTATCTGGTGTTTGCCAAGGAGCCATCACCATCCCTTCTCTCCCCGCTGCCTCCCCAGCCTCGCTGCCACCGCTGTGCCGTGCAGCCCTCCAGAGCGATGCTGCCCTGGTTTCCCTCCCCGAGGAGAGGGCGATGTGCTGGCTCCCCAAGTTAAGCCGTGCGCGGGGCTCTGTCAGGAGAGGATGGGGGCTCAGCTGCAGGTGGTgtgagccgggagctgccgtgGCACAGAGGCGGCgcagggtttggtggggggACACCAAAAGCTGGGGAGTGCCGGTGCTGGGGGCCCTGGGGCTGGTTGTGGGGACCAGGACCCCGCCTCGGGGCAGGTCTCACCCTGGGGGTGGCGGTGGGTGAGGGGGCTGGTGCCGCTGTCTCGGCAGGGTAACCAGGACGCCACGGCTCCGCCGGACGCGATGGCTCAGCCCTACCCCCCGGCCCAGtaccccccgcccccccagaACGGGATCCCCGCAGAGTTCGCGCCGCCGCACCCCCACCCCACGCAGGACTACTCGGGGCAAAGCACAGTGGCGGAACACGCCATGAGCCTCTACacaccagcacagagccacgCCGAGCAGCCGGGCACCGACGCCAGCACACAGTCCATCGCAGGGACGCAGACGGTACCGTAAGACGGCAGCACCGGGGACGGGCAGCAGTGCCGTTTGGCCGCGATGCCACGGAGTGCCGGGCTGGGGGCTGCGGCCACCGGCTCTCCCCTCAGAGCCCCCTCACCATTTCTAATCCCTTGTCATCTACCTGCTTGGCTGCCAGCCCACCACATCGCTCCGTTCTGGTTGTAACACAGCACCGGGAAACGTGCTGAGCTCAGCACGGCAGCAGCCACCCCGTGTGTGGGCTCTGGCAGCCTGTGTGCTGCTGTCACCGTCTCCGGGCACCATGTCACCGCGCTGAGCAGGGTTGCAGAGGCCAATGCGAGGCCACCCAGTGCTGGCTGGCTCTCTGCAGTGGGTCACCCCTGTCCCTGGGGTGTGCTCTGTGCCCCGCCACGCTCAGCCCCCAGTTCCTGGCACCACACTGGGGTGGGTGATGCCCCAACCCCATGGGTGGGTTCCCCAGGCTGGGGGTTCCCCACCTCCCCACAGGCGGAGATCCCCTCCCGCACCCCCCCAGCTCACCGGTCTGTGCGGGGCGGTGCAGGTAGCGCCAAGACCCCCCCCTGCGCCCCTCCCTTAGTGGGGAGGGGGACAGTCCCTGTGCCCGGGCCCCgccgggggacacggggctggcACGGTGGGGGCTGATGGCCGGCGGTGCTTCCTGCAGCAGACAGACGAGGCGGCACAGACAGAGAGCCAGCAGCTACACTCCTCAGACACCACAGACAAGCAGCAGCCCAAGAGGTTACATGTCTCCAACATCCCCTTCCGATTCCGGGACCCCGACCTGCGGCAAATGTTCGGGGTGAGTCCGGCACTGCCCCCCCACCCACGTTCCCTGCTCTCAGCTCAGCGCTGCCCTGTGACACCGCGGGGACCCCAGTACCATCCCGTCCCCAGGGCCtgtcctgcccagccctggggtgcCCGGGCACCTCCGCGCCACGGCCGGCTGGGAGCCAGGGTTTGCAGGATCTGCACCCTCATTAACAGCTGGGCTGTTGGACCAAGGCCCATGCATGGAGGGGAAGTGACACAGAGCCCTTGTgtccccccttgtccccttccctgccctcaTTAGGATTCAGAGCGGTGCAGACTGGTGAGATTTTGGGTTGATGCTCCTCaagtgctggaggagcaggtgCCCTGGGCGAGATGGGGCTCTCCCCTGCCTGCGCTGAGGGGCCCCACGCTGGtccccagggcagccctgggcGTGGGACGGGGGCTCTGTGCATGCTCActctgctgctctttctgcttGCAGCAATTTGGGAAGATCCTGGACGTGGAGATCATTTTCAATGAGCGGGGCTCCAAGGTGGGTGCTGCCCGTGGCTGGCACTGTTACCGCGAGCTCCGGGGAGGGGGCCGGGGGAGCCGGGACGCCTGGGGGCTCCTCTGCCTGCGCTCCCCTCCTCTCTTGCCCCGCAGGACCCGGGCACAGGGTGGACCTATGTCGGGGCATCCCTGTCCCGCTGCCCTGTGCTGGCCAGGGGGCACGAGGGCCCCTGTGCCCCAAGCAccggagggaggggaggggaggggaggggaggggagggctcACTCTGCCCGTGCCTGCCCAGGCAGCTCGTGTCCCTCTGTGTGTCCTTGTCTCTGCTGTATCTTCCCTGCTTTCTGTGCCCCTCTCCCAGACTCTTCTCCCAGCTCACGGGGACGCTGGGGCCTCAGCCGGGACCCCTGGAGCCAGCAGGggccccagcctgggctctctGTCTCTGCACTGCGGCAGCCTCATCTCCTGCGCCAGCTCTCCTGATTCaccccctctctctctctgtccccgcaccctctctctgtctctctctgtctttttctttctccttttctcctctgctcacaGGGTTTTGGGTTTGTAACTTTTGAAACTAGCACAGATGCCGACCGGGCACGGGAGAAGCTGAATGGCACCATCGTAGAGGGCCGGAAGATTGAGGTGCTCAGATAAGTGTGCTAGTGCCATGGCTGCGTGCGTGCGTCCGCCCTGCCCGGGGTTGTGGCAGAGCCGGGGCCAGGGACACTGGCAGCCCCAGGTTCTGCCCGGTCCCACGTGCCCCGGGGAGCCGTGCCCAGCGCGTGCATGTGTCCGTGAGCGCGCACGGGAGCATGTGTGCACGGGGAGGCCGTCACCGGGCACGAGGAGCATCCAGCTCCAAAGAACCTCCCGTgtgcgggcagggctggggcaccAGCCTGGGCTCTGGCTGCGTTTGGCCGGTTCCAGAGGGGTCTGGCAGACCCCGCTGCCCgcagccccctccctgccctccacagaaaggagaggagaggagaggagaggagaggggctCTGCTCGCGGCTCCGCGGGCCGTGCCCCGGCCCCTGGCCCGGGAGGGCAGGCTGTGCGCAGGGCTCCGCGCCCACTGtgctgcccagccccaggctTTGTTCCCCAGCCAGGCAGAGGGCCGGCTCTGCACCTTGCTGGcggtggggagcagggcagcgTGCAGCCCCGGCAATGCCCTGTGGACAAGCCCTGCCTGTTGGAGAACGTTGGCCCAGCACCGCAGGCAGGAGCTCTTAGGTGGTGCGGGACTGTCCTGGGCTCCTGCCTCCAGCGCGTTCTCCCTGCGGGCAGGGTCAGGAGGGGGACGGGGCAGCCAGGCCTGTGGCAGCATGCGGGGGCTGAGGCAGAGCGCGGCACCATGGCGGTCACAACATCAGCCACCAGCCTGGCCAGCGCTGGttgctggagctgggcaggagctgcgggcctgggcagggctggtCCCGGCAGGGGTCTGCAGGCAGAGACTCCTCCCGTGTCCCCCGCATGCCGGTGTCCTTCACTCCAGCACCCGAAGCAGCAGCGACGCGCCGAGCGTGGCCAAGTGGGCCGTGGAGCGCGGCCCTCGCAGCCCCGGCGTCCGCAGGCACTGAGCCCCGTCCTCTCTCTCCGCAGGTGAACAACGCCACGGCCCGCGTCATGACGAACAAGAAGGCTGCCAACCCCTACACCAACGGTGAGGGCGGCGGGCAGGCGCTCACAGGGGGTTGCACTAAGTGGCGTTTAAAGGCCCTTCCAACCAAACCAGTCCATGATTGTGTGATCCCCGGGCACCCACGCCCCTCGCTGCCAGGCTGCTGCCGAGCTGCAGCAAACACCTTGGGCAGCCATGAGAGCGGCTGCTCCCTTCCCAGTGCGGGGGtgcagcccccctgggcacCCCGGCCCTGTGGCCGCCTGGGGACGGAGCTGTGGCTCCTCGGGGCGCAGCTGGGGGGGCAGCGCTGCACCGAGAGGCCCCGGCCTGACCAGCTCTCCCTGCCCGCAGGCTGGAAGCTGAACCCGGTGGTGGGAGCAGTCTATGGCCCAGAGTTCTACGCAGGTAACGTCTGAGTTGGCGCTGGTCCTGCCGTGGGTGCCCCCAGCCGTCAGCTCCGCGCCGTGTCCAACCgcgagcagccccggcccctcTCCTGTGCCCCTGTGTGTGCAGACCCCAGCCCCGGTGTCCCCGCAgggctgtgtccctgcaggCCAGGGGACACAAGGCGCGTCTGGGCTGCAGGGTCTCAGCCGTGCGCTgtggggagctgctgcccatGTTTGTCCCCTCCCTCCTGCAGTAACAGGGTTCCCGTACCCCGCCACGGGGACAGCCGTGGCCTACCGAGGGGCGCACTTACGGGGACGAGGACGTGCTGTCTACAACACCTTCCGGGCCgcaccgccgccgccgcccaTCCCCGCCTATGGCGCGTGAGTACCAGGCGGCAGGGGCACCGCCTGCCACGGGGGGTTTGTTTGCCGCCACGTGTCTCCCATTTTGCTGCCatcagccttgccttgccaggctcttGTGCTGCgggaaggagctgcagctcccctgGCTGGCCTTGGGGCTGTGAACCCCTCGGGCTGCTGCCCCCCTGGGAGACCCACCCGCTGGCAGCCTCCTGTGCCCCAAGGCAGGGACGGTCATTCCAGCCGTGTGGGTTGGTTGAATAGAAACACCCTCTCCCGGCACGCCGGCCGCACTGGTGTCAGGCATGGCCCTGGCGACCTGTGACTCCCAGCAGCAATCGTGCCCCAGCATCCTCCAGCCCCGTGACACCCCCTGCCCTTGGCCGTGCCCCCGCCcgtccccacatccctgccctccctgccagGAGTCccagccccggccctgccctCGGCTGCCTGGGCAGCCACCCCTCGCCCCTCGGCTGCTCCCCCAGCTTGCCGGCTTCACCCCAACCCCTCTTGGCCAGTGACGCGGGCAGGCGCTGACGCCTCCGCCTTGTTTGCAGGGTCGTGTACCAGGACGGGTTCTACGGGGCCGAGATCTACGTAAGTGCCGTGCCTGGGTCGGGgaccctgtgctggggcagggggcgAGTGGGCAGCAGGAGCCCCAGCACAGCGCGGGCGGGAGCGCGGCCCCTGAGCAAGCGGGTGACACCGTGCGGGTCCTGCGCCGCCGGACACCCCCTCGCGGCGCCAGCGCCGGGTGGGATTTACAGCCCCGAGCGCCGGTGCACTGTCTTACACCAGCATTTAACCTCCATATTTAAGAAGCCAGTGGCGATATTTCAGGCGGGCGGCTGAAGGATTTATCTAACGTGACACCTCATTAAAGCGATCAGGGAGGTGACATTCTCTCCTctggaaatttaattttttaaggtTAATGTTTGTGAAAGCCTCTGGGGAATGGTAATGAGGCTGGTGTGTGCCTGGTGGCACAGGCACCGGCTCCCCACAGGGTTTCACCGCTGCTCATGGCAGTGCCTGGGGCGTGcccagctgccccagccccccccagccccctgcgACAGGTGCTGCCCCCCATGCTGACGCCATCtctccctctgctgcaggggGGCTATGCTGCCTACAGATACGCGCAgccggcggcagcagcggcagcgTACAGCGACAGGTAAGCACCCCGTGCCACCAGCATCGCTGGGGGGTATAACCCATGTCACCCCTGACCCCCCAGTCCCATACGTTGCAGCCTCTGTGCCCTGTGGGACGAGGACAGAGCCAGGTGCAACCAGGGTGTCCTGCAAACCGTGGTCGCAGCGCTGCCCTTGGGCTTGTGCTGGCAGGGCCTGGCACTGGGCAGGGAGAACCAGGGGGTGCAGCAGGTGGGGGGGCTGCTGAGGGGAGATGGGACCCCGACCCCTGTTGCTAACACCCGTCATTTGTTTACTCCCAGTTACGGCAGAGTGTATGCAGCGGCAGACCCGTACCACCACACGATCGGCCCCGCCGCCACGTACAGCATCGGCACCATGGTAAGAGCAGCCCCGCGGCCGTTCTTTGCGTCCTGGTACCAGCTGCAGCCAGCCCAGGGAGTGGGGCCCGGcacagcagcaccaggagcCCGTGGGGTGCCAGGGGGGTGAGGGGCATCGGGCAGCCCCATGCGCGGGGGCTGTGGGAGGGCAGCGGGGGCAGtagcagcacagcccctgcctggctctgtctgCGGGCAGGCGAGAGAGGAGCCCCCCGTGTTCCCACCCCACACACCCCGTCACACCCGGTCAGCCCTCCCTGCACTGGCCACTGCTGGGGGGCGCAGCTGCCCCCGTGCCGCCCACCTgggcagcaccccagggccCTGCCCGGGGACcgggaccccctgtcccctccccggTGCGGggccgtgtccccagcccagccgtGGCCACGCGCAGGGAGCACACGTGGGCAGCCCCCACTCCACGGCTCTCAGCTAGCTTCACTGCCAGCATCAAAGATGAAAAATCCCGCTCTTGGGCAGGATCCCAAAGCCagcttggtttttttcttcctttttttgacacccctggctggggctgggctgccAAGAGCCCCCGGCACCCATGGTCCCAGGCGGCCTCTGTCCCACGGGGATGGGCAGGGCAGGTCCCAGCCCAGCGCTGCagtggggacggggacgggcTCCTCTGCGGCCACCGCAGGCGGGACAAGGTCTGGACACGGTCCCGGGGCAGCCAGCGCTGTGCTAAGGGCACTGGGGCCCAGGGCAccccgcagcccccagcccaTTCCGGGCCCCAgggcagcacccacagccccaggcacctgcagccctgcccaccCATCGCACCCCAAGGACAGAAGCGATTTGGtgtcattttaaagaaagaaaaaaaagtaaaaaagggaAGAACTGGGCTTTGCCTGTCTCTCGAATACTGATtggctttttttcatctttgatGTTGCAGGCTAGTCTATACCGAGGAGGGTACAGCCGCTTCACTCCCTACTAGCAAGACAGACCCAGCCCCTCCCTCCACTAACACTGGCTGCCCAGTAGCACCAAACCCAGCCAGGCAGCCAGAGCCGAGGCCGAGCTCTGCAGGAACCGTGGGCgctgcccaggctgggctgggctgggctgggctgggctgggctgggctgggctgggctgagctgggctgggctccacacagccccacagcccccgcCCGTAGGGTTTCCTCGAGCCGCTCCGTCCCGCCGCCCACGTCTCCCGCACCATCCGCCTGCCCCGCACGTCCctgcgcctcggtgctgccgagAGCCGCGGGGCCCGGGGAGCGGCGCTGACCCTCGGCCCCAGCAGCGCCCGCTCCTGGAGCCGGGGGCCCCAGGCAGCCTCCCCCGGCCCGAGCCCCAGTGGGCGCTGCCCTGGCTGGGGGTCAGAGGGCTCGTCCCCCGTGAGGCAGgaggggctgctctgcccacaggcaCCCCCGgagcagcccctctgcccccccGTAGCAGAGACAGGAGCTGGCGGGGGCTACTGCGTGCTCCTCGGAGCCAgaagctgtggggcagggggctggCAGTGCGGGCGGGGGGCACGGTGTGGGGCTCAGGGGGCAGGGCTGGTGCCCACGTCCCTTCCAACCAGCAGCTCGGCCAGGCTGcccctgtgctgctccagcaaAACACCCGCCTCTCTGTTTCTGTTGTAGTGAAACCGCGACCGTTTCCTTCTGGGACCAGGAAGggcaaaaaaatccacacacacaaaaaaaataaaacataaaaaaatctaaagcaaagcaacaaaaaaaaaaaaaaaaagcaaagcggCAACAGGCAAGTGAAAGCCCCACACTGTCCACACGCACCGAGCGAGTCCCGGAGGAGCGCCGTGGCCAGCACCGACCGGCCGGACTGGCCCctccggccccggccccgcgcagGGAGGGAGAGCCGGAGGCAGAGCCGAGCACGGGGGGTACGGAGGGGCCTCCGCCCGCCCAGGCGCCGGGCCTGGGCACCACGTCTTCCTTTCCGCCCCAGCGCGACGCCCTGGGGGTGccggcggagcggagcggcaCGCCGCCCCTTCCCCGGCGCTGGGGACTGGGCGCCAGGGCGGGAACCCGGCCTCGTGTTCCCCGAGCTCCAGCGTTTGCCGGTCATCAGTGTGTCGAGTGTGCGAGGCCTCGGCTCCCGCGCGGAGCTGAGGTGGCGGCGCAGCTGCTTTGCTGAGGCGCTGGGTGTTGCAGGGGGACGAGCCTCTGCCTTTTAAAGGGAATTTTTGTTAAGAGGAGCTTGCAAGACGCTTGTgatccctttcccctccctcccctccatcCCCTGACGCATCCGGGGCTCCCACCCTGCAGGGAGCATCCCTGACACTGCTTGTGGCCCCCACGCCGGGACGGGGCCTGGCCCGCTGCCCCGCTCCACGACGCGCTGATGGCCGCCCGTCCCTGCCCGAGACAGCGGGACCCCGCCAGCCCGCAGCGTGGGGTCTCAGCCGTGGCATCACCCAGGACTGGGGGCTGGCGTCGCCTGCAGGGCCCAGCCCAAGCCCCGGGGTCGGTCTGCAGCAGCCGGTGCGCCGGGTCTGGTGCCCATTGGCACAGAGCACTGCGAAGCCCCCCCCAGGGCGCAGCCCCGTCCCGCAGGGTGGCCCTGCCCTCAGCCCCCCACCCTGCGTGGCTCTGCCACTCCTTGAACCTCACTTTATAGTCTGCAGACGCCCCCGATGCTCCAGCAATGAGCTCCCCCTTTTCTATTCCCAGTGTACATAGCCCTggccacccccagccctgcgccCCCCCTGTACAGAGCTCCTTCCATCGCTGTACTGGCTTCTTCCTTACAGCAAACCCCCGTGCCGGCTGCCGGCGCGCAGGCTGGTGCTGGCCCATCCTGTATGCTTCAAAGGTGTGACCATTCTAATAAacagtattattattattattattattattattattattattacaaggattattattattattattgaaattattaaTAAAGACTTCTTTCTTCAACCAGGGCGACTCAGGTTTTGACTGGCGCGGGGGCACGGGGCCGTGGCTGGCACAGGTCTGGCTGTCCTGGCACAGCGCTGGCAGGGGGCTGCGAGGGGAGCCCAGCGGGGCTCTGGCCTTGCCACGGCAAGGCAGCGGGGTGCCGGCATGGCGAGCCCTCCCCTGGCTGCACGGGGCCCTCCATTTTTCAAACCGTCAGATAATTCATTTCAGAGCAAGTCCCCCACCAGAGGAGCAGGAGCTTAACTGCTGACATATTAATTTTCCTGACCGGGAGCCAGCATTGTCTGTGGGCCCGGGGCCGGCGCTCGGGGGGAGCCGGGGCTGGGCGACCCTGCTGCGCGGTGCGCTCGCCTGCCTCCCCGCCTGCTAATTGCTTGCTCACCAGACTGTGAGAAAATAATTGCTGCTATAAATTTTCTGTCCTTCTCCGTGTAAGGTGTCCCGGGGAGGCCAGCggggcagctgcagccctggggagggcAGTGTCGGGGGAGCACTCCGCGGCGGCCTCAGCGGGGGCCacacggggctggggggggctcAGGGCAGGCGGCCCCAGCCGGGCTGCAGGCAGCGAGTGCAGTCAGTGCAGGGTGCAGCAGCGGGACTGGGGTCCCCGAGCGGCCCCCCGCACGGTCCCGGCCGGCACCCAGCGGCCCCCGGCGAGCGCTGAGCCCAGCGCCGGGGTTGGACATGAGGGACCCGCCGAGCCCGGAACGCGAACtgcagcccccggccccgcgcccccgcccgccggcgCGGAACAGACACGGACGCGGCGCTGCAGCGCGATCGCTTTAATGCGGCTCAGCTGGGGCCGCCCGGGGCGGAGTACACCAGCACCAGCCGCCCCCAGCGCTCCGGGTCCGCGGGCAGCTCGTCGCGCAGCAGCGgctccaccagcagctccaggcgGCAGGACTGGccgggcggcgggcgcggcACCGGCAGCCCCACGGCGCGGAACCGGCACCGGTGCGCCAGCCCCAGCGGCCGCGGGGCGCTCTGGCCGCGGGGGCAGCGGCCGCCCAGGCTGAACACGCGGAAGCCGCCGGCGCGGCCGGGGGGGAAGGTCCAGCGCAGCGTGAGGCTGAGCGAGAGCTGCTCGGGCCCGGGGCCCTCCTGCCACCAGAGCTGCGAGGCCGCCAGGCTCTGCACCTgcggcggggcggccgccgcGCTGGCCGCGTCCAGCACCTGCGGGGAAGTGCGGGATGGTCGGAGCGGGGCCAGGGGCAGCGGGCAAACACCGGCACGGCCGGCACGGCCGGCAGCGCTGGGCACTCACCCGGACCTCCCCGAGGAGGCAGGTGAAGGGCAGCTCCTGCGGGCCCGGCTGCTGGCGGGACACGAGCAGGGACAGGTCTCGCAGGCTGCagtcctgcagctccagctcgtAGCACCTGAGAGCGAAGGGGCAGAGTGGGCAGAGGGCCCCGAGTGCCCACACCTGTCCACGCTCACGGGGTGCCGGCAGGGCACTCACCGGCTGGTCCAGCCGTGGGAACCGCGGTCACAGGCAGCAAGCAGCTTGGCGAGGCTGGGTGGTGGTGCCGGGAGGAACCGAGGATGGTGCCGA is part of the Columba livia isolate bColLiv1 breed racing homer chromosome 18, bColLiv1.pat.W.v2, whole genome shotgun sequence genome and harbors:
- the RBFOX3 gene encoding RNA binding protein fox-1 homolog 3 isoform X8; the encoded protein is MAQPYPPAQYPPPPQNGIPAEFAPPHPHPTQDYSGQSTVAEHAMSLYTPAQSHAEQPGTDASTQSIAGTQTTDEAAQTESQQLHSSDTTDKQQPKRLHVSNIPFRFRDPDLRQMFGQFGKILDVEIIFNERGSKGFGFVTFETSTDADRAREKLNGTIVEGRKIEVNNATARVMTNKKAANPYTNGWKLNPVVGAVYGPEFYAVTGFPYPATGTAVAYRGAHLRGRGRAVYNTFRAAPPPPPIPAYGAVVYQDGFYGAEIYGGYAAYRYAQPAAAAAAYSDSYGRVYAAADPYHHTIGPAATYSIGTM
- the RBFOX3 gene encoding RNA binding protein fox-1 homolog 3 isoform X9 — its product is MAQPYPPAQYPPPPQNGIPAEFAPPHPHPTQDYSGQSTVAEHAMSLYTPAQSHAEQPGTDASTQSIAGTQTQTDEAAQTESQQLHSSDTTDKQQPKRLHVSNIPFRFRDPDLRQMFGQFGKILDVEIIFNERGSKVNNATARVMTNKKAANPYTNGWKLNPVVGAVYGPEFYAVTGFPYPATGTAVAYRGAHLRGRGRAVYNTFRAAPPPPPIPAYGAVVYQDGFYGAEIYGGYAAYRYAQPAAAAAAYSDSYGRVYAAADPYHHTIGPAATYSIGTM